The genomic segment ACTTTATTGTCAATAGTTTTTTTAAAAATACCTGTCAGATAATCTTTATCGCTTTTTAATTTATATTCATTCTAATCTGTGCGTTTTTTCCTCTCAATTCAGGGAGCATTCCACATGAATATAGCCAGAGCGATAATAAGGTAAGATGTTTAACCCGGTTTCCTGTGCCCGTAATGCCAACTCGCCCACCGCCATGCCCGGGCAGTACAGGTCTGCCGCCTGTCCTCTTTTATGAAAAGACCAGGTTACCCCGCCCACCTCCTCGTTGCGCGCCTCACACCGCACCCCCGAGGTGATGATGACCGGCCGGCCGCAGGCCATGCGCAGAGCCTCAATGCGCGCCAGCAGCTCCGGGTCCATCTCGGCGGGCCACCCGTCGCAGTAGCCCGGACAGTCACAGGCATACTCCGCC from the Eubacterium sp. 1001713B170207_170306_E7 genome contains:
- a CDS encoding D-Ala-D-Ala carboxypeptidase family metallohydrolase, giving the protein MIKFYRQRCVILIALTVAAVGLIFLAGLCEGPGPGTGPEMTVAEPGIKPEPPGQEPPPAPETPPDSPVIEPPLPGDTVPPDDPWATEHFRMAEYACDCPGYCDGWPAEMDPELLARIEALRMACGRPVIITSGVRCEARNEEVGGVTWSFHKRGQAADLYCPGMAVGELALRAQETGLNILPYYRSGYIHVECSLN